Proteins found in one Telopea speciosissima isolate NSW1024214 ecotype Mountain lineage unplaced genomic scaffold, Tspe_v1 Tspe_v1.0065, whole genome shotgun sequence genomic segment:
- the LOC122647490 gene encoding ycf20-like protein encodes MGAIMVQSTISILESRSSNWSCIILSTSNIRQNWNLKPSLSGQILKVGSKPGPILRKSCETRRHNWSIAFALDAGGTPDGGDEDSLNNDGTGLGQTRLGRIVGAGGRQLLQKLNAARRNFPMKIFLLLLGFYTANALATILGQTGDWDVLVAGVIVAAIEGIGMLMYKKPSSLSTGRLQSLVVMVNYWKAGVCLGLFVDAFKLGS; translated from the exons ATGGGAGCAATCATGGTGCAATCCACCATATCAATATTGGAGAGCAGGAGCTCCAACTGGTCATGTATCATCCTTTCAACTTCTAATATAAGGCAGAACTGGAACCTCAAACCAAGTTTGAGTGGACAAATTTTGAAGGTTGGGTCAAAACCTGGACCAATTCTTAGAAAGAG TTGTGAGACAAGAAGACATAATTGGAGTATAGCATTTGCTTTAGACGCTGGTGGAACTCCAGATGGTGGAGACGAAGACAGCCTCAACAACGATGGTACTGGTCTTGGCCAGACTCGACTGGGGAGGATAGTGGGTGCTGGTGGCAGACAGTTGTTGCAGAAGTTGAATGCTGCTAGAAGGAACTTCCCCATGAAAATTTTTCTCCTCCTATTAGGTTTCTACACTGCTAATGCACTTGCTACGATCCTAGGACAGACAGGTGACTGGGATGTGTTGGTTGCTGGTGTTATTGTAGCTGCAATTGAGGGGATTGGTATGCTTATGTACAAGAAGCCTTCATCCCTATCTACAGGGAGGTTACAATCTTTGGTTGTGATGGTCAACTACTGGAAGGCTGGTGTTTGCTTGGGCCTTTTTGTGGATGCTTTCAAATTAGGGAGTTAA
- the LOC122647493 gene encoding endoglucanase 12-like: protein MDGLNRWGGSFEVHGDSSAMEDERSRNLDYDPAALPHSQQLDETQQSWLLGPQENVKKKYIDFGCIVCSHKAFKWTVLSILIAFVVIALPTIIVKTLPKHKPHALPPDNYTVAVEMALKFFNAQKSGHLPKNNNVNWRKDSGLNDGSDKNVTLVGGYYDGGDNVKYHFPMSFAMTMLSWSVIEYGHKYKAINEYDHVRDLIKWGTDYLLLTFNSSLAIPNQIYCQVGGTNANLINSTTPSDLYCWQRPEDMTYARPTQVCQQGPDLAGEMAAALAAASIVFRDNLTHQHELIKGATAAYNFARDGGKRQKYSQNNPFIEPYYNSTGYYDEYMWAAAWMYYATGNVSYLSLATNPGISKNSKAFYGKVDLSVLSWDNKLPAAQLLLTRLRIFLNPGYPYEDMLRMYHNTTELNMCSYLRRYNVFNWTQGGMIELNHGKPQNLQYVANAAFLASLFVDYMNATDVPGFYCGPNYVSSADIHQFAVSQIQYILGENPMKMSYLVGYGKNYPKHVHHRGASIPAGQKVQCTEGWKWRNSPNKDPNTIIGAMVAGPDKFDKFKDVRAGNNFTQPTLAGNAGLVAALISLTSSGNYGIDKNTMFSAVPPLYPMSPPPPPPWKP from the exons ATGGATGGATTGAATCGTTGGGGAGGATCTTTCGAGGTCCATGGAGATTCGTCGGCGATGGAAGACGAACGGAGCCGGAATCTCGACTACGACCCGGCGGCACTTCCTCACTCTCAGCAATTAGATGAAACGCAACAGAGTTGGCTTTTGGGTCCTCAAGAAAATGTTAAGAAGAAGTATATTGACTTTGGTTGTATTGTTTGCAGTCACAAGGCATTCAAGTGGACAGTTTTGTCAATACTGATAGCCTTTGTTGTCATAGCTCTCCCAACCATTATAGTCAAGACATTGCCTAAGCACAAGCCTCATGCTCTTCCACCAGATAATTACACAGTTGCTGTTGAAATGGCTCTCAAGTTCTTCAATGCCCAAAAGT CTGGGCATTTGCCGAAGAATAATAATGTGAATTGGAGAAAAGATTCCGGCTTAAATGATGGATCAGATAAGAACGTGACACTCGTCGGAGGTTATTACGACGGTGGAGATAATGTGAAATATCATTTTCCGATGTCTTTTGCGATGACAATGCTTAGTTGGTCTGTGATAGAATATGGTCACAAGTATAAAGCTATAAATGAATATGATCATGTTAGAGACCTTATCAAATGGGGTACAGATTACTTACTCCTTACCTTCAATAGCAGTCTTGCAATTCCCAACCAAATCTATTGCCAA GTTGGTGGGACTAATGCGAATCTCatcaattcaacaaccccaagtgaTCTCTACTGTTGGCAGAGACCAGAAGACATGACCTATGCTCGGCCTACCCAAGTCTGCCAACAAGGGCCAGATTTAGCCGGTGAGATGGCAGCAGCACTAGCAGCTGCCTCAATTGTGTTTAGAGACAACTTGACTCATCAACATGAACTAATCAAAGGAGCCACAGCCGCTTACAACTTTGCAAGAGACGGTGGAAAACGTCAAAAATACAGTCAAAATAACCCTTTCATTGAACCATATTATAACTCTACAGGTTACTATGATGAGTATATGTGGGCTGCTGCTTGGATGTATTATGCAACTGGTAATGTATCTTACCTATCACTTGCAACCAACCCAGGCATTTCCAAGAATTCTAAGGCATTTTATGGGAAAGTGGATTTAAGTGTATTGAGTTGGGACAACAAATTACCTGCAGCACAATTGCTTTTAACAAGATTGAGAATCTTCTTAAATCCTGGTTACCCTTATGAAGATATGTTGAGAATGTATCATAATACTACTGAGCTAAACATGTGTTCTTATCTTCGAAGATACAATGTCTTTAATTGGACTcaag GGGGCATGATTGAATTGAACCATGGAAAGCCACAGAATCTGCAATATGTGGCTAATGCTGCCTTCTTGGCTTCTCTTTTCGTGGATTACATGAATGCCACTGATGTTCCGGGATTTTATTGTGGCCCAAATTACGTCTCATCGGCCGATATTCATCAGTTTGCCGTCTCTCag ATTCAATATATTCTAGGAGAAAACCCAATGAAGATGAGTTACTTGGTGGGTTATGGCAAAAACTACCCCAAGCATGTACACCATCGTGGTGCGTCGATACCCGCGGGCCAAAAAGTCCAATGCACTGAGGGATGGAAGTGGCGGAACAGCCCAAATAAAGATCCTAACACCATTATTGGAGCAATGGTTGCAGGTCCTGATAAGTTTGATAAGTTTAAGGATGTACGTGCAGGTAACAATTTCACTCAGCCAACGTTGGCTGGAAATGCTGGACTGGTTGCAGCACTCATCTCGCTAACTAGCAGTGGTAATTATGGAATTGATAAGAACACCATGTTCTCTGCAGTCCCACCTCTCTATCCCATGagtccaccaccacctccaccttgGAAGCCATGA